The Saccharopolyspora gloriosae genome window below encodes:
- a CDS encoding MbtH family protein, giving the protein MTNPFDDQDGTFAVLVNDEEQHSLWPSFAAVPAGWRVALDGASRQAALDYVAEHWTDLRPRSLREQAGTSAR; this is encoded by the coding sequence ATGACGAACCCTTTCGACGACCAGGACGGCACGTTCGCGGTGCTGGTCAACGACGAGGAGCAGCACAGCCTGTGGCCGTCCTTCGCCGCGGTGCCCGCCGGCTGGCGGGTCGCGCTGGACGGGGCGAGCAGGCAGGCCGCGCTGGACTACGTCGCGGAGCACTGGACCGACCTGCGGCCCCGGAGCCTCCGCGAGCAGGCGGGTACCTCCGCCCGGTGA
- a CDS encoding ABC transporter permease: protein MSATAGIAVPGGPGAVLTEVAAVAGRRLRHLRRAPGRFIGITLNPLVSILVLGYLFQSSITIPGGGDYQEYLFAGAALQVGLAGVGPTAIAVASDRQGGLIDRFRSLPISRASVLFGHTCADFLVGLVGLVVVTAVGLLLGWRPHAGPLQVLAGFGLLAAFLYVMLWVGVLLGMVLHSLESIDSLAPLIAVVFPFLSNAFLSEQNLPGWLVPVAAWNPISAVATACRQLWGNPVTTGTGFPSEHPGIVVLVTLAALFAATTWISLRRYRGRS from the coding sequence GTGAGCGCAACAGCCGGCATCGCGGTGCCGGGCGGACCCGGTGCCGTGCTCACCGAAGTGGCCGCGGTGGCCGGCCGGAGGCTGCGCCACCTGCGCCGAGCCCCCGGCCGGTTCATCGGGATCACGCTGAACCCGCTGGTGTCGATCCTGGTGCTGGGCTACCTGTTCCAGAGCTCGATCACCATCCCGGGCGGCGGCGACTACCAGGAATACCTGTTCGCGGGAGCCGCGCTGCAGGTCGGTCTGGCGGGGGTGGGGCCGACCGCGATCGCGGTCGCCTCGGACCGGCAGGGCGGGCTGATCGACCGGTTCCGCTCGCTGCCGATCTCCCGCGCGTCCGTCCTGTTCGGACACACCTGCGCGGACTTCCTGGTGGGGCTGGTCGGTCTGGTGGTCGTCACCGCGGTGGGCCTGCTGCTGGGCTGGCGCCCGCACGCCGGACCGCTGCAGGTGCTCGCCGGATTCGGGCTGCTGGCGGCGTTCCTCTACGTGATGCTCTGGGTCGGCGTGCTGCTGGGCATGGTGCTGCACAGCCTGGAGTCCATCGACTCGCTCGCACCGCTGATCGCCGTGGTGTTCCCGTTCCTGTCCAACGCCTTCCTGTCCGAGCAGAACCTGCCGGGCTGGCTGGTGCCGGTGGCCGCGTGGAACCCGATCAGCGCCGTCGCCACCGCGTGCAGGCAGCTGTGGGGCAATCCGGTCACCACCGGCACCGGATTTCCCTCCGAACACCCGGGAATCGTGGTGCTGGTGACCCTGGCAGCCCTGTTCGCAGCGACCACCTGGATCAGCCTGCGCCGCTATCGCGGCCGTTCTTGA
- a CDS encoding MMPL family transporter, whose amino-acid sequence MQKRSVTVRMARWSATHPWKAIVGWVVFVAVCVVGSGIAGTVDATSADYRIGEAGRAEALLAEGGMTDPVVEKVLITSPSGGLPPEAGAAAREVSDRMRALPAVAEVGEPAPAPSGDALLVQVRMHGDDKQALPEVGALLEQTAAVQQAHPDLKVEQTGQVSIDQGIDEQLGEDLALGEKITLPVTVIILLMVFGSLLGAGVPVLLALSCVVTAMSLSALTSHLIPDVGTVKNIILLLGMAVGVDYSLFYIKREREERARSGGRLSHFAAIEVAAATSGHTVVVSGIAVMVSMASLYLAGDVVFASLATGSIAVVLVAVISSLTVLPAVLAKLGPRIDRPKVPFFGKLAERQGPGKFWPAMLRPSMQRPGVTLAVSALAMLLLAAPALTMQLGLPGNNTLPKGIPGIQVNERLVQEFPAEGASNFVAVRSDPAHAAAAGQALGRLAEQAQQDPAITRAADAQVRTSADGLVHTVQLGIPYATDSPEAANSLQRLRELAPAELGGVPGTEFAVGGGVARNVDTAGHQSETLPGVVAFVLLLTFVMMLISFRSAVLAAMSIVLNLLSAGATFGVLVLVFQSSWAEGLLGFESGGFIVSRVPLFLFVILFGLSMDYHVFVVSRIREAVRRGLPTSKAVHEGITSSAGVVTSAAIVMVSVFLSFVFTGLPEMKQLGLGLAVAVLLDAFVIRVLVLPSLMVLLGERTWWPARIRSPRGGRDQDREAVSAAAR is encoded by the coding sequence GTGCAGAAGCGATCCGTGACAGTGCGGATGGCCCGATGGAGCGCCACCCATCCGTGGAAGGCGATCGTCGGCTGGGTGGTCTTCGTGGCCGTCTGCGTCGTCGGCAGCGGCATCGCGGGAACGGTCGACGCCACCAGCGCCGACTACCGCATCGGCGAGGCCGGCCGTGCCGAGGCGCTGCTGGCCGAGGGCGGCATGACCGACCCCGTCGTGGAGAAGGTGCTGATCACCTCGCCGTCCGGCGGGCTCCCGCCCGAGGCCGGCGCGGCGGCGCGCGAGGTCTCCGACCGGATGCGGGCGCTGCCCGCGGTCGCCGAGGTCGGCGAACCGGCCCCCGCCCCCAGCGGCGACGCGCTGCTGGTCCAGGTGCGGATGCACGGCGACGACAAGCAGGCCCTGCCCGAGGTCGGCGCGCTGCTGGAGCAGACCGCCGCCGTGCAGCAGGCCCACCCGGACCTCAAGGTCGAGCAGACCGGCCAGGTCTCCATCGACCAGGGCATCGACGAGCAGCTAGGCGAGGACCTGGCGCTCGGCGAGAAGATCACCCTGCCGGTCACGGTGATCATCCTGCTGATGGTGTTCGGCTCGCTGCTCGGCGCCGGGGTGCCGGTGCTGCTGGCGCTGTCCTGCGTGGTCACGGCCATGTCGTTGTCCGCGCTGACCTCGCACCTCATCCCCGACGTGGGGACCGTCAAGAACATCATCCTGCTGCTCGGCATGGCCGTCGGCGTCGACTACTCGTTGTTCTACATCAAGCGGGAGCGCGAGGAACGGGCCCGCTCGGGCGGCAGGCTCTCGCACTTCGCGGCGATCGAGGTGGCGGCGGCGACCTCCGGGCACACCGTGGTCGTGTCCGGCATCGCGGTGATGGTGTCGATGGCCAGCCTCTACCTGGCCGGTGACGTCGTTTTCGCTTCGCTGGCAACGGGTTCGATCGCGGTGGTGCTGGTCGCGGTGATCAGCTCGCTGACCGTGCTGCCCGCGGTGCTGGCGAAGCTCGGACCGCGCATCGACCGCCCCAAGGTGCCGTTCTTCGGCAAGCTCGCCGAGCGGCAGGGCCCCGGCAAGTTCTGGCCCGCGATGCTGCGCCCGTCGATGCAGCGCCCCGGAGTGACCCTCGCGGTCTCCGCGCTGGCGATGCTGCTGCTGGCCGCCCCGGCGCTGACCATGCAGCTGGGCCTGCCGGGCAACAACACGCTGCCCAAGGGCATCCCCGGGATCCAGGTGAACGAGCGCCTGGTCCAGGAGTTCCCGGCCGAGGGCGCCTCGAACTTCGTCGCCGTCCGCTCCGACCCCGCGCACGCGGCGGCGGCCGGGCAGGCGCTGGGGCGGCTGGCCGAGCAGGCCCAGCAGGACCCGGCGATCACCCGCGCGGCCGACGCCCAGGTGCGCACCTCCGCCGACGGGCTCGTGCACACCGTGCAGCTCGGCATCCCGTACGCGACGGACTCCCCGGAGGCCGCGAACTCGCTGCAGCGGCTGCGCGAACTCGCCCCCGCCGAGCTCGGCGGTGTGCCGGGCACCGAGTTCGCCGTCGGCGGCGGCGTGGCCCGCAACGTCGACACCGCCGGGCACCAGTCCGAGACGCTGCCCGGCGTGGTCGCCTTCGTGCTGCTGCTGACCTTCGTGATGATGCTGATCTCGTTCCGCTCGGCGGTGCTGGCGGCGATGTCGATCGTGCTGAACCTGCTGTCCGCGGGCGCCACCTTCGGCGTGCTGGTGCTGGTCTTCCAGAGCAGCTGGGCGGAGGGGCTGCTGGGCTTCGAGTCCGGCGGGTTCATCGTCTCGCGGGTGCCGCTGTTCCTGTTCGTGATCCTGTTCGGACTGTCGATGGACTACCACGTCTTCGTGGTCAGCCGGATCAGGGAAGCGGTGCGGCGCGGCCTGCCGACCTCGAAGGCGGTGCACGAGGGGATCACGTCCTCCGCGGGGGTCGTCACCAGCGCGGCGATCGTGATGGTCTCGGTGTTCCTGAGCTTCGTGTTCACCGGCCTGCCGGAGATGAAGCAGCTCGGGCTCGGACTGGCCGTGGCCGTCCTGCTGGACGCCTTCGTGATCCGCGTGCTGGTGCTGCCCTCGCTGATGGTGCTGCTCGGCGAGCGCACCTGGTGGCCCGCCCGGATCCGGTCGCCGCGCGGCGGTCGCGACCAGGACCGGGAAGCGGTCTCCGCCGCGGCGAGGTGA
- a CDS encoding MarR family winged helix-turn-helix transcriptional regulator, translated as MKRTPDLIDAARSQWGEARPDVDTTSIDVIGRVLRAAAVLRRRLDATIAEGGLNRAEFDLLCALRRGGTAVTPGRLNELTVSSGAATTKRLRELTERGLLERSTDQRDRRSARVQLTERGERLIDGLFPQVMDAEQALLAGLSARQRESLAGGLADLLRAVEGPGEAR; from the coding sequence ATGAAGCGGACACCGGATCTCATCGACGCGGCCCGGTCGCAGTGGGGCGAGGCGCGCCCGGACGTGGACACGACCAGCATCGACGTGATCGGGCGGGTGCTGCGCGCGGCGGCGGTGCTGCGGCGGCGGCTGGACGCGACGATCGCCGAGGGCGGCCTCAACCGCGCGGAGTTCGACCTGCTGTGCGCGTTGCGCCGCGGCGGTACGGCGGTCACCCCGGGGCGGCTCAACGAGCTGACCGTCTCCTCCGGCGCGGCGACCACGAAGCGGCTCCGCGAGCTCACCGAGCGCGGGCTGCTGGAGCGCTCCACGGATCAGCGCGATCGGCGCAGCGCGCGAGTGCAGCTCACCGAGCGGGGGGAGCGGCTCATCGACGGGTTGTTCCCGCAGGTCATGGATGCCGAGCAGGCGCTGCTGGCGGGGTTGAGCGCGCGGCAGCGGGAGTCGCTGGCGGGCGGACTCGCCGACCTGCTGCGCGCGGTGGAGGGTCCGGGCGAAGCGCGCTGA
- a CDS encoding FUSC family protein produces the protein MTGTVLTRNLRDTFRLRRNGPFLWPAARALLALAVPLAVLLLIDRLDLLPGAVFGALSSVYGRTEPYYRHARTLGAVAVGMVLAVAVGDVIAVFAGGTPWHEAVALAATALVGAAATVLCAAVKVGPPGGLIFAFAVGACAHLPLVAADLGPHLAAAALCAAFAWIVNVTGAAVIGLAPQRRAVAAALDATATALVARSDLAARHQAAVAVESAWHSVALVGRRHRDSPAHRGLVRAVDASEVLLGPDAPAITAEDVRTAATAIRAGDAVPELRPAGSADVRAPIPASRWRIIREVLRAAVRPRRAGSWLLPYAARVFVAALLAGGVADLLGIGHAYWAAVSAVSVLQATSTATSVPRMVQRVSGTVAGVLIGVAVLSAHPAVWVLLVALVLLQWGAEMTVTLNYALGLLFATPVALLVSALGAPADPAVLASHRFWATLLGAAVAVGISWLLPNRAWLSRVHTALARVRTLSAAEPVHPPALRGALVELHEAYELAAGEIRPALLPTESLLTASHEAYARLDAAAPHRGLAPER, from the coding sequence GTGACCGGAACCGTCCTGACCCGCAACCTTCGGGACACGTTCCGGCTCCGCCGGAACGGCCCCTTCCTCTGGCCCGCCGCCCGCGCCCTGCTGGCACTGGCGGTCCCGCTGGCCGTGCTGCTGCTCATCGACCGGCTAGACCTGCTGCCCGGCGCCGTGTTCGGCGCGTTGAGCAGCGTCTACGGCCGCACCGAGCCCTACTACCGGCACGCCAGGACGCTGGGCGCGGTGGCGGTCGGCATGGTGCTCGCCGTGGCCGTGGGCGACGTGATCGCCGTGTTCGCGGGTGGCACCCCGTGGCACGAGGCGGTGGCGCTGGCGGCCACCGCGCTGGTCGGCGCCGCGGCCACCGTGCTCTGCGCGGCCGTCAAGGTCGGTCCGCCCGGCGGGCTGATCTTCGCATTCGCCGTCGGCGCGTGCGCGCACCTGCCGCTGGTCGCCGCCGACCTCGGGCCGCACCTCGCGGCGGCGGCGCTGTGCGCGGCGTTCGCCTGGATCGTCAACGTCACCGGAGCGGCGGTCATCGGCCTGGCGCCACAGCGCCGGGCGGTGGCGGCGGCGCTGGACGCGACCGCGACCGCGCTGGTGGCTCGCTCCGACCTGGCGGCGCGGCACCAGGCCGCGGTGGCGGTGGAGTCGGCGTGGCACAGCGTCGCGCTCGTCGGCAGGCGGCACCGCGACTCCCCCGCGCACCGGGGCCTGGTCCGCGCCGTGGACGCGAGCGAGGTGCTGCTCGGCCCGGACGCTCCCGCGATCACCGCCGAGGACGTGCGCACCGCCGCGACCGCGATCCGCGCGGGCGATGCGGTCCCCGAGCTGCGCCCGGCGGGTTCGGCCGACGTCCGCGCCCCCATCCCGGCGTCCCGCTGGCGGATCATCCGCGAGGTGCTGCGCGCGGCCGTGCGCCCGCGGCGCGCCGGTTCCTGGCTGCTGCCCTACGCCGCCCGCGTCTTCGTGGCCGCGCTGCTCGCCGGTGGCGTCGCCGACCTGCTCGGCATCGGCCACGCCTACTGGGCGGCGGTGTCCGCGGTGTCCGTGCTGCAGGCGACGAGCACCGCGACGTCCGTACCGCGCATGGTGCAGCGCGTGTCCGGCACGGTGGCCGGCGTGCTGATCGGGGTGGCCGTGCTCTCCGCGCACCCGGCGGTGTGGGTGCTGCTGGTCGCGCTGGTGCTGCTGCAGTGGGGCGCGGAGATGACGGTGACCCTCAACTACGCGCTGGGCCTGCTGTTCGCGACGCCGGTCGCGCTGCTCGTGAGCGCGCTGGGCGCCCCGGCGGATCCGGCGGTGCTCGCCTCCCACCGGTTCTGGGCGACGTTGCTGGGCGCGGCGGTGGCCGTCGGCATCTCCTGGCTGCTGCCGAACCGCGCGTGGCTCTCCCGGGTGCACACGGCGCTGGCCCGCGTGCGCACGCTCAGCGCGGCGGAGCCGGTCCACCCGCCCGCGCTGCGCGGCGCGCTGGTCGAGCTGCACGAGGCCTACGAGCTGGCGGCGGGCGAGATCCGCCCGGCGCTGCTGCCGACCGAGTCGCTGCTCACCGCGTCGCACGAGGCCTACGCACGGCTGGACGCCGCCGCACCGCACCGCGGCCTCGCCCCGGAGCGCTGA
- a CDS encoding cytochrome P450 — MNPIPADLTEIDLTDPQTFLDLDPIDMWRRFRAERPVHRHRAIGGAPGFWAVTRHADLMSVYRDNKRFTSERGNVLATLLQGHDSAAGKMMAVTDGPRHKAIRKLVLESFSPRVLKHVVGGIHERTRALLDQALELGSFDFATDVADHVPIGTIGDLMDIPQADRPPLVRWNTLTLSRHSSDEAAEDELMARNEILMYFSDLARRRRRKPGEDVISALATGLVDGEPLSEDEIVFNCYSLILGGDESSRMSSIGAVKAFSEFPEQWRALKAGEADVESATEEVLRWTTPAMHFGRRALQDVPVGDQIVEAGDVVTLWNSSANFDEAVYTEPERFDLARESNKHLAFGFGPHFCIGAFLGRAHVGAMLEGLRDRVADVQVAGEPKRLYSNFVHGFSSLPVEFTA, encoded by the coding sequence ATGAATCCGATTCCCGCGGATCTGACCGAGATCGACCTGACCGATCCGCAGACGTTCCTGGACCTGGATCCGATCGACATGTGGCGGCGGTTCCGCGCCGAGCGGCCGGTGCACCGGCACCGCGCGATCGGCGGGGCGCCCGGGTTCTGGGCGGTCACCCGGCACGCCGACCTGATGTCGGTCTACCGGGACAACAAGCGGTTCACCTCCGAGCGCGGCAACGTGCTGGCCACGCTGCTGCAGGGCCACGATTCCGCCGCGGGCAAGATGATGGCGGTCACCGACGGCCCGCGGCACAAGGCGATCCGCAAGCTGGTGCTGGAGTCCTTCTCGCCCCGGGTGCTCAAGCACGTTGTCGGCGGCATCCACGAACGCACCCGCGCGCTGCTGGACCAGGCGCTGGAGCTGGGCAGCTTCGACTTCGCCACCGACGTCGCCGACCACGTGCCGATCGGCACCATCGGCGACCTGATGGACATCCCGCAAGCCGACCGGCCGCCGCTGGTGCGGTGGAACACCCTCACCTTGAGCAGGCACAGCTCGGACGAGGCCGCCGAGGACGAGCTGATGGCCCGCAACGAGATCCTGATGTACTTCTCCGACCTGGCGCGCCGCAGGCGCCGCAAGCCCGGCGAGGACGTGATCAGCGCGCTGGCCACCGGTCTCGTCGACGGAGAACCGCTGAGCGAGGACGAGATCGTCTTCAACTGCTACAGCCTCATCCTCGGCGGCGACGAGTCCAGCCGGATGTCCTCGATCGGCGCGGTGAAGGCGTTCTCGGAGTTCCCCGAGCAGTGGCGCGCGCTCAAGGCGGGGGAGGCCGACGTGGAGAGCGCGACCGAGGAGGTGCTGCGCTGGACCACCCCGGCGATGCACTTCGGCCGCCGCGCGCTGCAGGACGTGCCCGTCGGCGACCAGATCGTCGAGGCGGGCGACGTCGTGACGCTGTGGAACTCCTCGGCGAACTTCGACGAGGCCGTCTACACCGAGCCGGAGCGCTTCGACCTGGCGCGGGAGTCCAACAAGCACCTCGCGTTCGGCTTCGGCCCGCACTTCTGCATCGGAGCGTTCCTGGGGCGCGCGCACGTCGGCGCGATGCTGGAAGGCCTTCGCGACCGCGTCGCCGACGTTCAGGTGGCCGGGGAACCGAAGCGCCTCTACTCCAACTTCGTCCACGGCTTCAGCAGCCTCCCGGTCGAGTTCACGGCCTGA
- a CDS encoding ArsR/SmtB family transcription factor: protein MNSEELLALLSAIGHTQRLRIIAGLSDGRVHVSELARRLRLSRPLLYMHLERLEGAGLVTGKLELSSDGKAMKYFELVPFELDLTVDTVLAALRADEEEDH from the coding sequence GTGAACAGCGAAGAACTGCTGGCCCTGCTCTCCGCGATCGGGCACACCCAGCGGCTGCGGATCATCGCCGGGTTGTCGGACGGGCGGGTGCACGTGAGCGAACTCGCCCGCAGGCTCCGGCTGTCCCGCCCGCTGCTCTACATGCACCTGGAACGTCTGGAAGGTGCGGGCTTGGTCACCGGTAAGCTCGAACTCTCCTCGGACGGCAAGGCGATGAAGTACTTCGAGCTGGTGCCGTTCGAGCTGGACTTGACGGTGGACACGGTCCTCGCCGCGCTCCGCGCGGACGAGGAAGAGGACCACTGA
- a CDS encoding ATP-binding cassette domain-containing protein, giving the protein MGIEAEGLRKRYRGHEALRGVDLAVPPGSVLGLLGPNGAGKTTAVRTLATLLEPDGGRARVAGHDIAREPNEVRRRIGLAGQHAAVDELLTGRENLVLIGRLLHLGRRRARARAAELLERFELTEAADRPLGTYSGGMRRRLDLASCLVGDPAVLFLDEPTTGLDPASRATLWEMVRELVRDGVAVLLTTQYLEEADQLADRIAVISAGEVVADGTPDELKRKVGGEWLEVVVSAPERADAALAVLRPVAVEAPLLDDADGRIRLRLRDGVAGLERAAGALRTAGVEVSDFALRRPTLDDVFFDLVGRSAK; this is encoded by the coding sequence ATGGGGATCGAGGCCGAAGGCCTCCGCAAGCGCTACCGGGGGCACGAGGCGCTGCGCGGCGTGGACCTCGCGGTGCCGCCCGGATCGGTGCTGGGGTTGCTCGGGCCGAACGGCGCGGGCAAGACCACGGCGGTGCGGACGCTGGCGACGCTGCTGGAACCCGATGGCGGCCGGGCGCGCGTCGCGGGCCACGACATCGCCAGGGAACCGAACGAGGTGCGCAGGCGGATCGGGCTCGCCGGCCAGCACGCGGCGGTGGACGAGCTGCTGACCGGCAGGGAGAACCTGGTCCTGATCGGCAGGCTGCTGCACCTGGGGCGCCGTCGCGCCCGCGCGCGGGCCGCCGAGCTGCTGGAGCGGTTCGAGCTGACCGAGGCCGCCGACCGCCCGCTGGGCACTTACTCCGGCGGGATGCGCCGCCGCCTGGACCTGGCGAGCTGCCTGGTCGGTGATCCGGCGGTGCTGTTCCTGGACGAACCGACCACCGGCCTCGACCCGGCCAGCCGGGCGACGCTGTGGGAGATGGTGCGGGAGCTGGTGCGCGACGGGGTCGCGGTGCTGCTGACCACCCAGTACCTGGAGGAGGCGGATCAGCTCGCGGACCGGATCGCGGTGATCTCCGCCGGTGAGGTCGTCGCCGACGGCACTCCCGACGAGCTCAAGCGCAAGGTCGGCGGCGAGTGGCTGGAGGTCGTCGTGTCCGCGCCGGAGCGGGCGGACGCAGCGCTGGCCGTGCTGCGGCCGGTGGCGGTGGAGGCTCCGCTGCTCGACGACGCGGACGGCCGGATCCGGCTGCGGCTGCGCGACGGGGTCGCGGGCCTGGAGCGGGCGGCGGGCGCGCTGCGGACCGCGGGGGTGGAGGTCAGCGACTTCGCGCTGCGCCGGCCGACGCTGGACGACGTGTTCTTCGACCTGGTGGGGCGCTCGGCGAAGTGA
- a CDS encoding sensor domain-containing protein, with translation MTAAGSAHRTHGNPLRMFFSPAPWAATGYLATYIVTGTLLFSVALTVVLTAGVLSIVWVGLPLLVAAAVVVRGSANVERFRAALVTEPIPAAYREVVGSGLFAQLKTRWADPATLRDLVYLVLLYVPLLVLDTVVLAVWLAFVGMITVPLWFWSIPQDFDGGTTAHGVMIGYLEQPRNSFGGGEFGIWVGDLPTALGVAAVFFVLSLALSYVVTGAARLHAGIARALLAPYTDPLAPAKRTLDEAGPLSRSAVD, from the coding sequence ATGACCGCCGCAGGCAGCGCGCACCGGACGCACGGCAATCCCCTCCGGATGTTCTTCTCACCCGCCCCCTGGGCGGCGACCGGATACCTCGCCACCTACATCGTCACCGGCACCCTGCTGTTCTCCGTCGCGCTGACCGTGGTGCTCACCGCGGGCGTGCTGAGCATCGTCTGGGTCGGGCTCCCGCTGCTGGTGGCCGCCGCGGTCGTGGTGCGCGGCAGCGCCAACGTGGAGCGCTTCCGCGCGGCCCTGGTCACCGAGCCGATCCCGGCCGCCTACCGGGAGGTCGTCGGCAGCGGGCTGTTCGCCCAGCTCAAGACCCGCTGGGCGGACCCGGCGACGCTGCGGGACCTGGTCTACCTGGTGCTGCTCTACGTTCCGCTGCTGGTGCTGGACACCGTGGTGCTCGCGGTGTGGCTCGCCTTCGTCGGCATGATCACCGTGCCGCTGTGGTTCTGGTCGATCCCGCAGGACTTCGACGGCGGCACCACCGCCCACGGCGTGATGATCGGCTACCTGGAGCAGCCGCGGAATTCCTTCGGTGGCGGCGAATTCGGCATCTGGGTCGGCGACCTGCCGACCGCGCTCGGCGTCGCCGCGGTGTTCTTCGTGCTCAGCCTCGCGCTGTCCTACGTGGTCACCGGCGCGGCCCGGCTGCACGCCGGGATCGCCCGCGCCCTGCTCGCCCCGTACACCGACCCGCTGGCCCCGGCCAAGCGGACGCTCGACGAGGCCGGGCCGCTCTCCCGCTCGGCCGTCGACTGA
- a CDS encoding FAD-binding dehydrogenase, giving the protein MSPGSAGAAAGTEADAIVVGAGLAGLVATSELVAAGRRVLLVDQEPEASLGGQAFWSLGGLFFIDSVEQRAAGIKDSLELARADWFSNAGFDRGVDDPLGEDHWGARWAEAYLQFAAEEKRSWLSGLGMTWVPIVGWAERGGQMADGPGNSVPRFHLTLGTGPGVMEPFEKLVREAAEAGKVAFRFRHQVDSLSTTGGVVDGVRGSVLEPSDAERGTPSSRTKVGDFELRAPIVIVTAGGIGANHDLVRENWPSYLGKPPARLITGVPAHVDGRMLGITEAAGARLVNRDRMWHYTEGLINHSPIWPDHGIRVLAAPSSMWFDAEGSRFPNPGIPSYDTLGTLEMITRTGHDHSWFVLNKRIIDKEFVLSGSEQNPELTRKDLAAYLAGRLFHDTPPPVKAFMDDGEDFVIADDLAELVKGMNALVGSDLVDADALGRQITARDQQVDNPFTKDTQVMGIRNSLAYSGDSLARTTPLHKILDPAAGPLIAIRMNILTRKTLGGLQTDLSGRVLDSAGRPIPGLYAAGEVSGFGGGGFHGYRALEGTFLGGCLFSGRQAGRAAAAESA; this is encoded by the coding sequence ATGTCCCCCGGCTCCGCCGGTGCCGCCGCCGGCACCGAGGCCGACGCCATCGTCGTCGGAGCAGGCCTCGCCGGGCTGGTGGCGACCTCGGAGCTGGTCGCCGCGGGACGACGGGTGCTGCTGGTGGACCAGGAACCCGAGGCGAGCCTGGGCGGGCAGGCGTTCTGGTCGCTGGGCGGGCTGTTCTTCATCGACTCCGTCGAACAGCGCGCCGCGGGCATCAAGGACTCCTTGGAGCTGGCGCGGGCCGACTGGTTCTCCAACGCCGGTTTCGACCGCGGCGTCGACGACCCGCTGGGCGAGGACCACTGGGGAGCGCGCTGGGCGGAGGCGTACCTGCAGTTCGCCGCGGAGGAGAAGCGGTCCTGGCTGTCCGGCTTGGGCATGACCTGGGTGCCGATCGTCGGCTGGGCGGAACGCGGCGGGCAGATGGCCGACGGTCCGGGCAACTCAGTGCCCCGCTTCCACCTGACCCTGGGCACCGGGCCCGGCGTCATGGAACCGTTCGAGAAGCTCGTGCGCGAGGCGGCCGAAGCCGGGAAGGTCGCGTTCCGGTTCCGCCACCAGGTCGACTCGCTCAGCACGACCGGCGGCGTCGTCGACGGCGTGCGCGGCAGCGTGCTGGAACCCAGCGACGCCGAGCGCGGCACGCCGAGCTCGCGCACCAAGGTGGGCGACTTCGAGCTGCGCGCCCCCATCGTCATCGTCACCGCGGGCGGCATCGGCGCCAACCACGACCTCGTGCGCGAGAACTGGCCGTCCTACCTCGGGAAACCACCGGCCCGCCTCATCACGGGGGTGCCCGCCCACGTGGACGGGCGGATGCTCGGCATCACCGAGGCCGCGGGCGCCCGCCTGGTCAACCGCGACCGCATGTGGCACTACACCGAGGGCCTGATCAACCACTCGCCGATCTGGCCCGACCACGGGATCCGCGTCCTCGCCGCCCCGTCCTCGATGTGGTTCGACGCCGAGGGAAGCCGCTTCCCCAATCCGGGCATCCCGAGCTACGACACACTCGGCACCCTCGAAATGATCACGCGCACCGGGCACGACCACTCCTGGTTCGTGCTGAACAAGCGGATCATCGACAAGGAGTTCGTCCTCTCCGGTTCGGAGCAGAACCCGGAGCTCACCCGCAAGGACCTCGCCGCCTACCTGGCCGGGCGCCTGTTCCACGACACCCCGCCCCCGGTCAAGGCGTTCATGGACGACGGGGAGGACTTCGTCATCGCCGACGACCTCGCCGAGCTCGTCAAGGGCATGAACGCGCTGGTGGGCTCGGACCTGGTCGACGCGGACGCCCTCGGCAGGCAGATCACCGCCCGGGACCAGCAGGTCGACAACCCGTTCACCAAGGACACCCAGGTGATGGGCATCCGCAACTCGCTGGCGTACTCCGGCGACAGCCTCGCCCGGACCACGCCGCTGCACAAGATCCTCGACCCGGCGGCGGGACCGCTGATCGCGATCCGGATGAACATCCTCACCCGCAAGACCCTCGGCGGGCTGCAGACGGATCTGTCCGGTCGCGTCCTCGACTCGGCGGGGCGGCCGATCCCGGGCCTCTACGCGGCGGGCGAGGTGTCCGGCTTCGGCGGCGGAGGTTTCCACGGCTACCGCGCCCTGGAAGGGACGTTCCTCGGCGGCTGCCTGTTCTCCGGCAGGCAGGCGGGCCGCGCGGCCGCGGCCGAGAGCGCCTGA